A portion of the Burkholderia sp. GAS332 genome contains these proteins:
- a CDS encoding drug resistance transporter, EmrB/QacA subfamily, whose protein sequence is MSRSPQSSRPLVIAAVMASMAMVAIEATIVSTAMPQIVAQLGDLHLYSWVFSSFLLTQTAMTVVFGKLADLYGRKPVMLAGIAIFLLGSVLAGFAWSMPAMIVFRLIQGIGAGAIQPVTLTIVADLYPARERGKVQGYLASVWAISAVVGPMVGGFIIHNLSWAWIFWMNVPIGLASAAGFIAFLRESERHARPSIDFAGAALFMAAIAALMMALTYAGDDDIAKAMLAGGAFMLCLLLFVFQERRAAEPMISFALWSHRPIAACNAATVLSGMILMGATTFLPMYVQGVLHRSPVVAGLALTMMMVGWPAGATLAAKSFHRIGLRRILIGGSAFVPLGAVLLLFLQPGGSPLIAAFGSLIMGFGMGTSSVSSLVLIQEIVNMDERGSATASNLFSRNLGSTLGATLFGAVLNFGLSHSKDVAVVTSDQLKALLQNQVTSLADSDMIRMVLHQSLHLTFISIFAIAIFVVVLLGFVPPINLGPAKQVPLEAFSPLED, encoded by the coding sequence ATGTCCCGCAGCCCGCAATCATCGCGTCCCTTAGTCATTGCCGCCGTCATGGCTTCGATGGCGATGGTCGCCATCGAAGCCACCATCGTTTCCACCGCCATGCCGCAGATCGTCGCGCAACTCGGCGATCTGCATCTGTATAGCTGGGTCTTTTCGTCGTTCCTGCTGACGCAAACCGCGATGACCGTGGTCTTCGGCAAGCTCGCCGACCTGTATGGGCGCAAGCCCGTCATGCTCGCCGGCATCGCGATCTTTCTGCTCGGCTCGGTGCTGGCCGGCTTCGCGTGGTCGATGCCCGCCATGATCGTGTTCCGCCTGATTCAGGGCATTGGCGCGGGCGCGATTCAACCAGTCACGCTGACCATCGTCGCCGATCTCTATCCCGCGCGCGAACGCGGCAAGGTGCAGGGTTATCTCGCCAGCGTGTGGGCCATTTCAGCGGTGGTCGGGCCGATGGTGGGCGGCTTCATCATTCACAACCTGTCGTGGGCGTGGATCTTCTGGATGAACGTGCCGATCGGCCTTGCCTCGGCAGCCGGCTTCATCGCGTTCCTGCGCGAATCGGAGCGGCATGCCCGTCCGTCGATCGACTTCGCGGGCGCGGCGCTGTTCATGGCGGCGATCGCGGCACTGATGATGGCGCTGACTTATGCAGGCGACGACGACATCGCCAAGGCCATGCTCGCGGGCGGCGCGTTCATGCTGTGCCTGCTGTTGTTCGTGTTTCAGGAGCGCCGCGCGGCTGAGCCGATGATCTCGTTCGCGCTCTGGAGCCACCGGCCGATTGCCGCGTGCAATGCCGCAACCGTGCTGTCCGGCATGATCCTGATGGGCGCCACCACCTTCCTGCCGATGTATGTCCAGGGCGTGCTGCATCGCTCGCCCGTGGTCGCCGGTCTTGCGCTCACGATGATGATGGTGGGTTGGCCGGCGGGCGCGACGCTCGCGGCGAAATCGTTTCACCGCATCGGCTTGCGGCGCATTCTGATCGGCGGCAGCGCATTCGTACCGCTCGGCGCGGTGTTGCTGCTGTTCCTGCAACCTGGCGGCTCGCCGCTCATCGCGGCGTTCGGCTCGCTCATCATGGGCTTCGGCATGGGTACGTCAAGCGTCAGTTCGCTCGTGCTGATCCAGGAGATCGTCAACATGGACGAGCGCGGCAGCGCCACCGCATCGAATCTCTTTTCGCGCAATCTCGGCAGCACGTTAGGCGCGACGCTGTTCGGCGCGGTGCTCAACTTCGGGCTCAGTCACTCGAAGGACGTCGCCGTGGTCACCTCGGATCAGTTGAAAGCGCTGTTGCAGAATCAGGTGACGAGTCTCGCCGACAGCGACATGATCCGCATGGTGCTGCATCAGTCGCTGCACCTGACCTTCATCTCGATCTTCGCGATCGCGATTTTTGTGGTGGTGCTGCTGGGCTTCGTGCCGCCGATCAACCTCGGACCGGCGAAGCAGGTCCCGCTTGAAGCGTTTTCGCCGCTCGAGGACTGA
- a CDS encoding Predicted dienelactone hydrolase produces MFRLCCAALACSAALLWAGAAAPADQPAWHVGEAARVFHPAVVRDWRGARTQALVTTLWYPADPARPELAHDLGEPGHPLFHGHPAIVDAPLSSARAKYPLLVLSHGTGGSADSLDWLASALAAQGYIVAGTNHPGNNALEPMTRDGFMLWWERATDASEVLDGVLADPMLGPHVDRDRIGAVGFSLGGYTVLELAGARTNLPAFERFCGGPQADAICHPPEAARIHEDPQAPALTLATLSPETKASRARAGESYRDPRVKAVFAIAPALGEAFDSHSFADVSIPISLLAGEADVTAPVDTNIHRIAGLLPSATVTMVPGASHYTFLDTCFPDVVEHLARICKDNPGVDRDAVHAQTAQRAIDFFATALPASGA; encoded by the coding sequence ATGTTTCGTCTATGCTGTGCCGCCCTCGCGTGTTCGGCGGCGTTGTTGTGGGCGGGCGCCGCCGCGCCGGCCGATCAGCCCGCCTGGCATGTGGGCGAGGCGGCGCGTGTCTTTCATCCCGCCGTGGTGCGTGATTGGCGCGGGGCTCGGACTCAGGCGCTGGTGACGACCCTTTGGTATCCGGCCGATCCGGCACGTCCGGAACTCGCACATGACCTTGGCGAGCCGGGTCATCCGCTTTTTCACGGGCACCCGGCCATCGTGGATGCGCCTCTGTCGAGCGCGCGAGCGAAGTATCCCTTGCTCGTGCTGTCGCATGGCACCGGCGGCAGCGCGGACAGCCTCGACTGGCTGGCATCCGCACTTGCCGCCCAGGGCTATATCGTGGCGGGCACCAATCATCCGGGTAACAACGCGTTGGAGCCGATGACCCGCGATGGCTTCATGCTCTGGTGGGAACGCGCCACGGACGCGAGCGAAGTGCTGGACGGTGTCCTCGCCGATCCGATGCTGGGTCCGCATGTCGACCGGGACCGGATCGGCGCCGTGGGTTTCTCGCTCGGTGGGTACACGGTTCTCGAACTGGCGGGCGCGCGAACCAATTTGCCGGCCTTCGAGCGTTTCTGCGGGGGGCCGCAAGCCGATGCCATCTGTCATCCGCCGGAAGCCGCCAGAATCCACGAGGACCCGCAAGCGCCCGCCTTGACGCTCGCCACGCTTTCGCCGGAAACGAAGGCGTCCCGGGCCCGCGCCGGCGAGTCGTACCGGGACCCGCGCGTCAAGGCGGTATTCGCGATCGCGCCGGCGCTGGGCGAGGCGTTCGATAGCCACTCGTTCGCGGACGTCAGCATTCCCATCTCGCTGCTGGCGGGCGAGGCCGACGTGACCGCGCCGGTGGACACCAACATCCACCGCATCGCGGGCTTGTTGCCGAGCGCAACCGTCACGATGGTGCCGGGCGCATCGCACTACACCTTTCTCGACACCTGCTTCCCCGATGTGGTCGAACACCTTGCGAGGATCTGCAAGGACAATCCGGGTGTCGATCGCGATGCGGTACATGCGCAAACGGCTCAACGGGCGATCGATTTCTTCGCCACCGCATTGCCCGCGAGTGGCGCGTAG
- a CDS encoding LysR family transcriptional regulator, glycine cleavage system transcriptional activator: MRRLPPLQALLAFDAAARLGSFTRAAQELALTQSAISHQIQQLEEWAGVPLFRRIGRGVALTAAGVLFAQTVTSAMTTLGDGRDRIEPYGNPDSVILYCAPQFATGWIMPRMPAFSAALPNIEIWLITGEEVNEIDRVDVDLIVSAKEIRTPEVICEPLLEEEAVAICGPMTARRLRSAPFPEVLTQAPLLMHEPRPEWAPWLPELRRGGLRTRRAMTIDDPRILVAAAEQEAGIAMVSRLTATDALTSGRVEVLSQVPGFALAPLWLMRSAQPARSAAVDAVYEWVVRLCRDGG, encoded by the coding sequence TCGCTTTCGACGCCGCCGCGCGCCTCGGCAGTTTCACGCGCGCGGCACAAGAACTCGCGCTGACGCAATCGGCGATCAGTCATCAGATCCAGCAACTCGAGGAGTGGGCCGGGGTGCCGCTGTTCCGGCGAATCGGACGCGGCGTCGCGTTGACGGCTGCCGGTGTGCTGTTTGCGCAGACCGTGACGTCGGCGATGACCACCCTGGGGGATGGGCGCGATCGCATCGAGCCGTATGGCAATCCCGATTCGGTGATCCTCTATTGCGCGCCGCAGTTTGCGACGGGCTGGATCATGCCGCGCATGCCGGCGTTTTCGGCGGCATTGCCGAACATCGAGATCTGGCTCATCACCGGGGAGGAGGTGAACGAGATCGATCGTGTGGATGTCGATCTGATCGTTTCCGCGAAGGAGATCCGCACGCCCGAAGTGATCTGCGAGCCTTTGCTCGAAGAGGAGGCGGTCGCTATCTGCGGGCCTATGACCGCGCGCCGTTTGCGTTCGGCGCCCTTTCCCGAAGTCTTGACGCAAGCGCCGTTGCTGATGCATGAGCCGCGTCCGGAGTGGGCACCGTGGTTGCCTGAGTTAAGGCGGGGCGGTTTGCGTACGCGGCGTGCGATGACGATCGACGATCCTCGCATCCTCGTGGCGGCCGCCGAGCAGGAAGCCGGCATCGCGATGGTGTCCCGGCTGACCGCCACCGACGCCTTGACGAGCGGGCGTGTCGAGGTCTTGTCGCAGGTGCCGGGATTCGCGCTTGCGCCGCTTTGGCTCATGCGCTCCGCCCAGCCGGCGCGCTCCGCAGCGGTGGACGCGGTTTATGAGTGGGTGGTGAGGCTCTGCCGGGACGGCGGTTGA
- a CDS encoding rhomboid protease GluP, producing MDRMEPTLTARDPASGTALFADWDRTQTFSLRYTITPHGSQGIFSASRYSLSIKGELSFSDDDITLRKSNSAEQRSLQRADIFDIQLANRRISFDLHGAQGVIERVVLKARSEEDVRRIVELLPACMTPAFAAERIALTTFKDRLAALTRFTWVTYLLIALNVMVFVAMCRAGVGVMKVDRLAIIGWGSNFGPYTLGDESWRLLTSMFVHFGLLHLTFNMVALYAVGRLTERLYGNLRFLVLYLFAGLTGSIASVLAHPTINSAGASGAIFGVAGGLLIFVLRFRKELPAAIAARNRSAMWVFILVNLLDGFTHRGIDNADHLGGLAGGLLIGALLARPLSNEARQRYSFRSALLSWLVACVTLGALSYPLTHLSEAKHEELQFSKLLVELSPEEKQAVADTGAWQHMKMRSQMERDAASNKLIVDILPQWDALYTSVENARLPEGSPRTALRQAMLRYFDDNRQLVRTGALMLSHTQDADSAATAPLQALSKDAIKQAALIKKLAAAANGPPR from the coding sequence ATGGATCGTATGGAACCCACCCTGACAGCGAGGGACCCCGCTTCGGGCACCGCCCTTTTTGCCGATTGGGACAGGACGCAAACCTTCAGCTTGCGGTACACAATCACACCTCACGGCAGCCAGGGCATTTTCTCCGCGAGCCGCTATTCGTTAAGCATAAAAGGCGAACTCTCGTTTTCAGATGACGACATTACCCTGCGCAAATCGAACAGCGCCGAACAACGAAGCCTTCAACGTGCGGATATCTTCGACATTCAACTCGCCAATCGCCGCATTTCTTTCGACCTGCATGGGGCGCAAGGCGTCATTGAGCGCGTCGTATTGAAGGCGCGCAGTGAGGAAGACGTTAGACGCATCGTCGAGCTTCTGCCGGCCTGCATGACGCCCGCTTTCGCGGCTGAGCGTATCGCGCTCACCACGTTCAAAGACAGGCTGGCCGCCCTGACACGGTTCACCTGGGTGACGTATCTGCTGATTGCACTGAACGTCATGGTGTTCGTGGCGATGTGCCGCGCGGGCGTCGGCGTGATGAAAGTGGATCGTCTTGCCATCATCGGCTGGGGCTCCAACTTCGGACCCTATACGCTCGGCGACGAATCCTGGCGCCTGCTCACGTCCATGTTCGTGCATTTCGGCCTGCTACACCTGACGTTCAACATGGTCGCCCTTTACGCCGTGGGACGCCTGACGGAGCGCCTCTACGGGAACCTGCGATTCCTTGTGCTCTACCTGTTCGCCGGACTGACCGGCAGCATCGCGAGCGTCCTCGCGCATCCGACCATCAATAGCGCCGGCGCGTCCGGTGCCATCTTCGGCGTCGCCGGTGGCTTGCTGATTTTCGTGCTGCGCTTTCGCAAAGAACTGCCCGCTGCCATCGCCGCGCGCAATCGTAGTGCGATGTGGGTATTCATCCTCGTCAACCTGCTCGACGGCTTCACGCATCGCGGCATCGACAATGCCGACCACCTGGGCGGCCTGGCCGGCGGCTTGCTGATCGGCGCGCTGCTGGCAAGACCACTCTCGAACGAAGCACGTCAGCGGTACTCGTTCAGAAGCGCGCTGCTGTCGTGGCTGGTGGCGTGTGTCACGCTGGGTGCCTTGAGCTATCCGCTGACGCACTTGAGCGAAGCTAAACATGAGGAGCTTCAATTTTCGAAGCTGCTGGTCGAATTAAGCCCGGAGGAGAAGCAAGCCGTCGCGGATACAGGCGCATGGCAGCACATGAAAATGCGTTCGCAAATGGAACGGGACGCCGCCTCCAACAAGCTCATTGTCGATATCCTCCCCCAATGGGACGCACTCTATACATCGGTCGAGAATGCCAGGCTGCCCGAAGGTTCACCGCGCACCGCGCTACGGCAAGCGATGCTGCGCTACTTCGACGACAACCGCCAGCTCGTCCGGACCGGCGCCCTGATGCTCTCGCATACTCAGGATGCCGATTCGGCGGCGACAGCGCCGCTCCAGGCGCTCAGCAAGGACGCAATAAAACAGGCAGCGCTGATCAAGAAGCTGGCCGCGGCGGCCAACGGGCCGCCACGCTGA